From the genome of Impatiens glandulifera chromosome 9, dImpGla2.1, whole genome shotgun sequence, one region includes:
- the LOC124916805 gene encoding transcription factor bHLH47-like isoform X1, which yields MHFPRASHAPPPFLVLSSPYLYIAFTVSEIRRANMVSEASTPSSSDQEPDIAVEKSVNRCSSSKSKPKKIAKKVNKSEREKLKRDQLNILFLQLSKCLDSVHQNQGKASTLTEATKLVGDLISQIECLKKENTSLLSESQYLLIEKNELKEETGALKDEIVEVQNKIGEKIHSQSSSQLVEENIFVKLSQQSHLVVIPTSSLQQQQQVETYREECGVVAPSSSNHVIRRPQARYPSPWDSWPSKILDNQTHIVGGGG from the exons ATGCATTTTCCCCGCGCCAGCCACGCGCCACCACCTTTCCTTGTCCTTTCTTCTCCATATCTATATATCGCCTTCAC GGTGAGTGAAATTAGAAGAGCGAACATGGTTTCAGAGGCTTCTACTCCCAGTTCTTCAGATCAGGAACCTGATATTGCTGTTGAGAAATCGGTTAACAG ATGTTCCTCTAGCAAAAGCAAGCCTAAAAAGATTGCTAAGAAGGTCAACAAATCTGAAAGGGAAAAACTTAAACGCGATCAATTGAACATCCTATTCCTTCAGTTAAGCAAATGTCTAG ATTCAGTGCACCAGAACCAAGGAAAGGCCTCTACACTGACTGAAGCAACAAAGCTGGTGGGAGATTTGATTTCTCAAATTGAGTGTTTGAAAAAGGAGAATACATCTCTTTTGTCTGAATCTCAATAT TTACTCATAGAGAAGAATGAACTGAAAGAGGAGACTGGCGCCCTTAAAGATGAGATCGTGGAAGTGCAAAACAAGATAGGGGAGAAGATTCATTCGCAGTCATCATCGCAGCTGGTTGAAGAAAacatttttgttaaattgtCACAGCAGAGTCATTTAGTTGTGATTCCTACCAGCAGcttgcagcagcagcagcaagtAGAAACTTATAGAGAAGAATGCGGTGTTGTTGCACCATCATCATCAAATCATGTGATCAGAAGGCCACAAGCCCGCTATCCATCTCCTTGGGATTCCTGGCCTTCAAAAATTCTCGACAATCAAACTCATATTGTAGGAGGAGGTGGCTAG
- the LOC124916805 gene encoding transcription factor bHLH47-like isoform X2 has protein sequence MVSEASTPSSSDQEPDIAVEKSVNRCSSSKSKPKKIAKKVNKSEREKLKRDQLNILFLQLSKCLDSVHQNQGKASTLTEATKLVGDLISQIECLKKENTSLLSESQYLLIEKNELKEETGALKDEIVEVQNKIGEKIHSQSSSQLVEENIFVKLSQQSHLVVIPTSSLQQQQQVETYREECGVVAPSSSNHVIRRPQARYPSPWDSWPSKILDNQTHIVGGGG, from the exons ATGGTTTCAGAGGCTTCTACTCCCAGTTCTTCAGATCAGGAACCTGATATTGCTGTTGAGAAATCGGTTAACAG ATGTTCCTCTAGCAAAAGCAAGCCTAAAAAGATTGCTAAGAAGGTCAACAAATCTGAAAGGGAAAAACTTAAACGCGATCAATTGAACATCCTATTCCTTCAGTTAAGCAAATGTCTAG ATTCAGTGCACCAGAACCAAGGAAAGGCCTCTACACTGACTGAAGCAACAAAGCTGGTGGGAGATTTGATTTCTCAAATTGAGTGTTTGAAAAAGGAGAATACATCTCTTTTGTCTGAATCTCAATAT TTACTCATAGAGAAGAATGAACTGAAAGAGGAGACTGGCGCCCTTAAAGATGAGATCGTGGAAGTGCAAAACAAGATAGGGGAGAAGATTCATTCGCAGTCATCATCGCAGCTGGTTGAAGAAAacatttttgttaaattgtCACAGCAGAGTCATTTAGTTGTGATTCCTACCAGCAGcttgcagcagcagcagcaagtAGAAACTTATAGAGAAGAATGCGGTGTTGTTGCACCATCATCATCAAATCATGTGATCAGAAGGCCACAAGCCCGCTATCCATCTCCTTGGGATTCCTGGCCTTCAAAAATTCTCGACAATCAAACTCATATTGTAGGAGGAGGTGGCTAG
- the LOC124916804 gene encoding probable galacturonosyltransferase 13: MQLHFSPSMRSITISSTNGFTNLMKIKVAARHISYRTLFHTILILAFLLPFVFILTAVVTLEGVENCSSLDCVGRQLGPRLLGRIDDSGQRLVRDFYKILNQVNTEEIPDGLKLPESYSQLVLEMKRKKYNAKEFAMILKGMMERYEKEVKESKFAELTNKHFAASSIPRGIHCLSLRLTDEYSSNAHARRQLPSPDLLPLLSDNSYYHFVLATDNILAASVVVTSAVRTFLKPEKIVFHVITDKKTYAGMHSWFALNPVSPAVIEVKSVNQFEWLTRENVPVLDAVENHSTIRKYYHGNHVSRADRIETTPRSFASKLLARSPTYISLLNHLRIYLPELFPNLDKVVFLDDDIVIQRDLSLLWEIDLHGKVNGAVETCRGEDERVMSKRFKNYFNFSHPLISGHLDPNECAWAYGMNIFDLRAWRKTNIRETYHVWLKENLKGNLTMWKLGSLPPALIAFRGHVHPIEPSWHMLGLGYHNNTNLENVKRAAVIHYNGQSKPWLQIGFEHLRPFWTKYVNYSNDFIRNCHILE; the protein is encoded by the exons ATGCAGCTTCACTTCTCACCTAGTATGAGAAGTATCACAATATCGAGCACCAATGGGTTTACTAACTTGATGAAGATCAAGGTCGCAGCTCGTCATATCTCTTACCGCACACTCTTCCATACGATCCTCATTTTAGCTTTTTTGTTGCCTTTTGTCTTCATTCTTACTGCTGTTGTTACCCTTGAAGGCGTCGAGAATTGCTCCTCACTCG ATTGTGTAGGTAGGCAATTGGGTCCAAGGCTTCTTGGTAGGATTGATGATTCAGGG CAAAGGCTGGTCCGAGACTTTTATAAGATTCTCAATCAAGTCAACACTGAAGAAATCCCAGATGGACTAAAACTACCCGAGTCATACAGTCAACTTGTTTTGGAAATGAAAAGGAAGAAATACAATGCAAAAGAATTTGCCATGATCTTAAAGGGGATG ATGGAAAGATATGAAAAGGAGGTCAAAGAGTCAAAATTTGCAGAATTAACGAATAAACACTTTGCTGCAAGTTCCATTCCCAGAGGCATCCACTGTCTCTCATTGCGTCTAACTGATGAGTATTCTTCTAATGCTCATGCTCGGAGACAGTTGCCTTCACCAGATCTACTCCCTTTGCTCTCAGACAACTCGTACTACCACTTTGTCTTGGCTACTGATAATATTCTAGCGGCTTCTGTTGTGGTTACATCTGCTGTTCGGACATTCCTGAAGCCAGAAAAGATAGTTTTCCATGTTATCACAGACAAGAAAACTTATGCAGGCATGCACTCATGGTTCGCATTGAATCCCGTCTCACCGGCTGTTATTGAAGTAAAAAGTGTTAATCAGTTTGAATGGTTAACAAGAGAGAATGTGCCTGTGCTTGATGCTGTTGAAAATCATAGTACTATAAGAAAATATTACCATGGAAATCATGTTTCCAGGGCTGATCGAATTGAAACTACTCCAAGGTCATTTGCTTCAAAATTGCTGGCTAGAAGCCCAACGTACATTTCATTACTCAACCATCTTCGCATATACTTACCAGAG TTGTTCCCTAATCTTGACAAAGTGGTTTTCTTAGATGATGATATTGTCATTCAGCGTGACCTATCTCTTCTATGGGAAATTGACCTGCATGGGAAGGTTAATGGAGCTGTTGAGACTTGTAGGGGTGAAGATGAAAGGGTAATGTCCAAGAGATTCAAGAATTATTTCAACTTTTCTCATCCCCTTATATCAGGTCATTTGGACCCTAATGAATGTGCATGGGCTTATGGGatgaatatatttgatttacGGGCATGGAGAAAGACAAATATAAGAGAAACATATCATGTTTGGCTCAAGGAG AATTTGAAGGGGAACCTCACAATGTGGAAGCTAGGAAGCCTTCCACCAGCACTGATAGCATTTAGAGGTCATGTTCATCCAATTGAACCATCTTGGCACATGCTGGGTTTGGGGTATCATAACAATACGAATCTTGAGAATGTTAAACGAGCCGCAGTTATACATTATAACGGCCAGTCAAAACCATGGCTGCAGATAGGTTTTGAACATTTACGGCCATTTTGGACCAAGTATGTCAATTACTCCAACGATTTTATTAGGAATTGCCACATTTTGGAGTAG
- the LOC124915481 gene encoding uncharacterized protein LOC124915481, translating to MDEEDQTMPEHTGPVLEGIASLALLPCGSISGHFISLPDSICYGIHGTQLSCERECSRGEDYRLIKLTIMDFVSKKERNVVVECKGHDAARISSIDCAHGWEKDVVGMVEKENKKQKILASFECETLKADKAAEEHIIQFMPKLAGMDAVVNIGQMRISGLNFEAEAEN from the exons ATGG ATGAAGAAGATCAAACTATGCCAGAGCACACAGGGCCGGTGCTGGAAGGAATAGCATCCCTAGCCCTGTTGCCTTGTGGGTCAATCTCTGGCCACTTCATTTCGCTTCCAGATTCCATCTGCTATGGCATCCATGGAACTC AGCTGTCGTGCGAAAGGGAATGCAGTAGGGGTGAGGATTATCGTTTGATAAAACTGACAATCATGGATTTTGTT agcaaaaaagaaagaaatgtgGTTGTGGAATGTAAAGGGCACGATGCAGCACGAATCAGTAGCATTGATTGTGCTCATGG ATGGGAGAAGGATGTTGTTGGTATGGTTGAGAAGGAGAATAAAAAGCAAAAGATCTTGGCTTCTTTTGAATGTGAAACTTTGAAAGCTGATAAAGCAGCGGAAGAACATATTATACAGTTCATGCCCAAATTGGCTGGGATGGATGCTGTTG TTAACATAGGCCAGATGAGAATTTCAGGCTTAAATTTTGAAGCAGAAGCAGAGAACTGA
- the LOC124916154 gene encoding zinc finger protein ZAT9-like: protein MAKDHGEEEHSSSCKISDETSIRSKSLSDHKRVLNQASTSQPKLEDVSNGDRIYRRLIKDQSKTILIDTNKQDILKNNQMGFEDSISGLRENPKKSWKTFVGKLDEEKKEKDCSECGKMFSSLKALSGHMKCHSSDTGKDNVCKICSKGFDSMRALFGHMRHHPKKSRLGGTEKAQENQSENCENLCPVKRKRSQPRYNKITANSNMSSSSSSSVSETNEDEEAAACLIMLSTGITNWAEFKTFLNQTNDENPILKRKGKKLEVGNGELTVEIKSEEKSLEMGLDFSNGVQKKKGHKIRTLKKIFNSARNESSSGSKDEVNPNQLVKLEENQNPYEMEIDIIKHECTVCFRNFSSGRALGGHKRAHYSKQGIEKERNDDLVFDPAHL, encoded by the coding sequence ATGGCGAAAGATCACGGGGAGGAGGAACACTCGTCGTCGTGTAAGATTTCCGACGAAACTTCTATTAGATCGAAATCTTTATCAGATCACAAGAGGGTTCTTAATCAAGCCTCAACTTCGCAGCCAAAGCTTGAAGATGTCAGTAATGGCGATCGCATTTATCGTCGACTAATCAAAgatcagagcaagacgattctgATAGACACTAACAAACAAGATATTCTCAAGAACAACCAAATGGGTTTTGAAGATTCAATCAGTGGTTTGAGAGAAAATCCCAAGAAATCCTGGAAGACTTTTGTTGGTAAACTCGAtgaggagaagaaagagaaagattgcAGCGAATGCGGCAAAATGTTTTCTTCATTGAAGGCTTTGTCTGGACATATGAAGTGTCATTCTTCAGATACAGGAAAAGACAATGTCTGCAAAATATGTAGCAAAGGGTTTGATTCAATGAGGGCTCTGTTTGGTCATATGCGACACCATCCCAAGAAGTCCAGATTAGGCGGAACTGAAAAGGCTCAAGAAAATCAATCAGAAAACTGTGAGAATCTATGTCCAGTCAAAAGAAAACGATCACAGCCAAGGTACAACAAGATTACTGCAAATTCTAATatgtcttcttcatcttcttcatctgtTTCCGAGActaatgaagatgaagaagcaGCAGCTTGTTTGATTATGCTCTCCACTGGGATAACCAATTGGGCTgagtttaaaacatttttaaaccAAACCAATGATGAGAATCCAATTCTCAAGAGAAAGGGGAAGAAACTTGAAGTGGGTAATGGAGAATTAACTGTTGAAATTAAGTCGGAAGAAAAGAGCCTTGAAATGGGTTTAGATTTCTCTAATGGGGTTCAAAAGAAGAAGGGACACAAAATCAGGACCTTGAAGAAGATCTTCAATTCCGCTAGAAACGAAAGCAGTTCTGGATCCAAGGATGAAGTGAATCCAAACCAACTTGTGAAGCTTGAAGAAAATCAGAACCCATATGAGATGGAAATTGATATCATCAAGCATGAATGTACAGTCTGCTTCAGAAACTTCTCATCTGGGCGAGCTTTGGGTGGACATAAAAGGGCTCACTATAGTAAACAAGGGAtcgagaaagaaagaaatgatgatTTGGTGTTTGATCCAGCTCATCTCTAA
- the LOC124916806 gene encoding membrane-anchored ubiquitin-fold protein 2 — protein MSAVEDQLEIKFRLTDGSDIGPKTFPPATTIAALKQTILSQWPKEKSNGPRNARDVKLISAGRILENNTTLGDCRSPLCDIPGAVRTMHVVVQQPPLPPPDKEKKKAVDNNGSSNNGCGCVIL, from the exons ATGTCAGCTGTAGAAGACCAATTAGAGATAAAGTTCCGTTTAACGGATGGATCAGACATAGGACCCAAAACCTTTCCTCCTGCAACAACAATTGCAGCCTTGAAGCAAACCATCCTTTCCCAGTGGCCTAAAG AGAAAAGCAATGGTCCAAGAAATGCTAGAGATGTGAAGCTAATAAGTGCTGGAAGAATCCTAGAGAACAATACAACCCTGGGCGATTGTCGAAGCCCGTTATGTGATATCCCTGGAGCCGTTAGGACCATGCATGTCGTCGTTCAACAACCGCCTCTTCCCCCTCCAGATAAAG AAAAAAAGAAGGCGGTGGACAACAATGGTTCGAGCAACAACGGGTGTGGTTGTGTTATATTGTGA
- the LOC124914771 gene encoding uncharacterized protein LOC124914771, with amino-acid sequence MSVSASLVRASLSGVACNFMTHSSRRSSSSLSLKPHFPVSIYSPSNALFSPPFSLIQVNNHRFSGCAQAAVSLVGSEDVLSSPQEEESKDNVEELLANKDDVSRFMKMERRVGLPYNGQFDQSKRWFPYLDKFRSGDSFLTSAEVLEALDPHIMETRKERFRRVAKNRSYSVCLVIEGLTDFGNVSAAFRSADALGFQSVHVISCDSSKRYRDNRHVSMGAEKWLDIEVWNSTRDCLSILKSRGYRIATTHLGVNAVSINDMDWSLPTAIVVGNEGRGVSDDALELSDLYCAIPMMGMVDSFNVSVAAGLLMHHAVCDRTSRLGRHGDLTCEESRILLAEFSLRHNNSSTSIAHEYAKRKAAQHHPKL; translated from the exons ATGAGCGTCTCAGCATCGTTAGTTCGCGCCTCACTATCTGGGGTCGCTTGCAATTTCATGACCCACAGTAGCCGGAGGAGCTCATCGTCACTTTCCCTTAAGCCCCACTTCCCCGTCTCTATATACAGTCCTTCTAATGCTTTGTTTTCACCCCCCTTTTCTCTAATTCAAG TGAATAATCATAGATTCAGTGGCTGTGCACAGGCTGCTGTTTCTCTGGTGGGTTCCGAGGATGTTCTCTCCTCACCTCAAGAAGAAGAATCGAAAGACAATGTTGAAGAGTTGTTAGCAAACAAGGACGATGTCTCGAGGTTCATGAAGATGGAGCGCAGGGTAGGCTTGCCATACAATGGCCAATTTGATCAATCTAAACGTTGGTTCCCTTACCTTGATAAGTTCAGATCAGGAGATTCTTTCTTGACTAGTGCAGAAGTATTGGAAGCCCTGGATCCACATATAATGGAGACGAGGAAGGAGAGGTTCAGGAGAGTGGCTAAGAACAGGAGCTATTCAGTTTGCTTGGTGATTGAAGGATTGACTGATTTTGGGAATGTTTCTGCTGCATTTAGATCTGCAGATGCTCTCGGGTTTCAGTCTGTTCATGTGATCTCTTGTGACAGTTCAAAAAG GTACAGAGACAACCGTCATGTTAGCATGGGAGCTGAGAAATGGTTAGACATTGAAGTTTGGAACTCTACAAGGGATTGCCTTTCCATTTTAAAATCGCGTGGATATCGAATTGCCACAACACATTTGGGTGTAAACGCG GTTTCCATTAATGATATGGATTGGTCATTGCCAACAGCAATTGTTGTTGGAAATGAGGGCAG GGGGGTAAGTGACGATGCTTTAGAGTTATCAGACTTGTATTGCGCCATACCAATGATGGGCATGGTCGACTCTTTCAATGTCTCTGTAGCTGCTGGATTGCTAATGCACCATGCTGTTTGTGATAGAACATCCCGGCTG GGCCGTCATGGTGATCTGACTTGCGAAGAGAGCAGAATCCTATTGGCGGAATTCTCTTTGCGCCACAACAATAGTTCGACAAGTATTGCCCATGAATATGCCAAGAGAAAAGCAGCCCAACATCATCCAAAGCTATGA
- the LOC124916803 gene encoding alpha-1,4 glucan phosphorylase L isozyme, chloroplastic/amyloplastic gives MGEAIPIRLAKMATSSSSSSLLSSTEMTSHYGPNSRFIDFSYKYRKSRTLFHRLPKTGSVRRSLSVTNVSSDTKPQTKNTVSNEGAGVSLPSFSSDAASVASSIKYHSVFKPSFSPEKFELPAAYSATAQSIRDSLIANWNATYECYEKMNVKQAYYLSMEFLQGRAMLNAIGNLGLTDAYGEALSSLGYNLENVACQEPDAALGNGGLGRLASCFLDSLATLNYPAWGYGLRYKYGLFKQRITKEGQEEAAEDWLAMGNPWEIARNDVSYPVKFYGKVVKGSDGRTHWIGGEDIVAVAYDVPIPGYKTKTTVNLRLWSTKVRPEDFDLSAFNSGQHTKACEAQESAEKICYVLYPGDESLEGKILRLKQQYTLCSASLQDIIARFERRSGGHVKWEEFPEKVAVQMNDTHPTLCIPEIMRILMDVKGLSWKEAWAITQRTVAYTNHTVLPEALEKWSFELMQKLLPRHVQIIQKIDEELSHYIVSKHGSSAPEMLEQKLNRMRILENVDLPPTVAKLFFNPGSQADKLSKDSELLNEGKDQVDKTVKKPASSDEGRHQTSIKSKNVETASTPKPKPPQMVRMANLCVVGGHAVNGVAEIHSDIVKEEVFNEFYQMWPKKFQNKTNGVTPRRWIRFCNPLLSNIITKWIGSDDWVLNTEKLAELRKFADNEELHNEWRAAKRSNKMKVVALIKERTGYSVSPDAMFDIQVKRIHEYKRQLMNILGIVYRYKKMKEMISKDRKEKYAPRVCIFGGKAFATYVQAKRIVKLITDVGATINNDPEIGDLLKVIFVPDYNVSVAELLIPASELSQHISTAGMEASGTSNMKFSMNGCILIGTLDGANVEIREEVGDDNFFLFGAQAHEIAGLREERAEGKFVPDARFEEVKEYVRSGVFGPYNYNELLGSLEGNQGFGQGDYFLVGKDFPSYIECQEKVDKAYFDQTRWTRMSIMNTAGSYKFSSDRTIHEYAKDIWGIQQVELS, from the exons ATGGGGGAAGCTATTCCAATCCGATTAGCAAAAATGgcgacttcttcttcttcgtcttcacTCCTCTCCTCGACTGAGATGACCTCGCATTATGGTCCAAACTCGAGATTCATCGATTTCAGCTACAAATATAGAAAATCAAGGACTTTATTCCACAGGTTACCCAAGACGGGGAGTGTAAGACGCTCATTGTCAGTGACGAATGTTTCCAGTGACACCAAGCCACAAACGAAGAATACAGTCTCTAATGAAG GAGCTGGTGTCAGTTTGCCTTCTTTCAGTTCAGATGCTGCTTCTGTTGCATCAAGTATCAAATATCATTCAGTATTCAAACCATCGTTTTCTCCAGAAAAGTTTGAACTTCCTGCTGCTTACTCTGCAACAGCACAAAGTATCCGCGATTCATTAATCGCTAACTGGAATGCAACTTATGAATGTTATGAGAAGATGAATGTCAAACAGGCATATTATTTGTCAATGGAATTTCTACAG GGGAGAGCAATGTTAAATGCAATTGGCAATTTAGGATTGACTGATGCTTATGGAGAAGCTTTGAGTAGTCTTGGATACAACTTAGAAAACGTAGCATGCCAG GAACCAGATGCAGCACTGGGAAATGGAGGACTTGGGCGTCTGGCATCATGTTTTTTGGATTCTTTGGCAACACTAAACTACCCAGCATGGGGTTATGGGCTTAGGTACAAATATGGATTATTTAAGCAACGAATTACTAAGGAAGGTCAAGAGGAAGCTGCTGAAGATTGGCTTGCA ATGGGAAATCCTTGGGAGATTGCAAGAAATGACGTCTCCTATCCAGTGAAATTCTATGGCAAGGTCGTGAAAGGATCAGACGGAAGGACACATTGGATTGGTGGGGAAGACATAGTAGCAGTTGCATATGATGTTCCAATCCCTGGATATAAGACTAAGACTACAGTTAACCTTCGACTATGGTCAACAAAAGTTCGACCAGAAGATTTTGATTTATCAGCTTTTAATTCTGGACAGCACACTAAAGCTTGTGAGGCCCAAGAAAGTGCTGAAAAG ATCTGCTATGTACTGTACCCCGGGGATGAATCTTTAGAAGGAAAGATTCTTAGGTTGAAGCAGCAATATACATTATGTTCTGCTTCTCTGCAAGATATTATTGCACGTTTTGAGAGGAGGTCTGGAGGACATGTGAAATGGGAGGAGTTTCCTGAAAAGGTTGCCGTACAGATGAATGACACTCATCCGACACTCTGCATCCCAGAAATAATGAGGATATTAATGGATGTGAAGGGTCTAAGCTGGAAAGAGGCTTGGGCTATCACCCAAAG AACCGTGGCATATACAAATCATACTGTTTTACCAGAGGCCTTGGAGAAATGGAGTTTTGAACTTATGCAGAAGTTGCTTCCTCGACATGTTCAGATCATACAGAAGATTGATGAGGAG CTGAGTCATTATATTGTATCGAAGCATGGATCTTCAGCTCCTGAGATGTTGGAGCAAAAGTTGAATAGAATGAGAATCCTGGAAAATGTTGATTTGCCACCCACTGTtgctaaattattttttaatccagGAAGTCAAGCAGATAAGCTCAGCAAAGACTCAGAGCTTCTGAATGAAGGAAAGGATCAAGTTGATAAAACCGTAAAGAAACCAGCATCATCTGATGAAGGAAGACATCAAACAAGCATAAAGAGTAAAAATGTTGAGACAGCATCAACTCCAAAACCAAAACCGCCACAGATGGTACGCATGGCTAATCTCTGCGTTGTAGGTGGTCATGCTGTGAATGGAGTTGCTGAGATTCACAGTGACATTGTGAAGGAGGAAGTGTTTAATGAATTTTATCAG ATGTGGCCTAAGAAGTTTCAGAATAAAACAAATGGAGTAACACCAAGAAGATGGATTCGGTTCTGCAATCCACTTCTAAGTAACATTATAACTAAGTGGATTGGTTCAGATGACTGGGTCCTTAACACAGAGAAGTTGGCTGAACTGCGGAAG TTTGCCGATAATGAGGAACTACATAATGAATGGCGGGCAGCAAAACGGAGCAACAAGATGAAGGTTGTGGCACTCATAAAAGAAAGAACAGGGTACTCTGTTAGTCCAGATGCAATGTTTGATATCCAG GTGAAGCGCATTCATGAATACAAACGACAACTTATGAATATCTTAGGCATTGTTTATCGCTATAAAAAGATGAAAGAGATGATTTCAAAAGATCGGAAGGAAAAATATGCACCTCGGGTTTGTATATTTGGAGGGAAAGCCTTCGCCACATATGTTCAAGCTAAAAGGATAGTGAAACTTATCACGGATGTTGGTGCTACCATTAATAATGATCCAGAAATAGGTGACTTGTTGAAG GTGATATTTGTTCCTGATTATAATGTTAGTGTGGCTGAATTGCTGATTCCTGCCAGTGAGCTCTCGCAGCATATCAG TACTGCGGGGATGGAGGCCAGTGGAACGAGCAACATGAAATTTTCAATGAATGGATGCATCTTGATTGGGACACTGGATGGTGCAAATGTTGAAATAAGGGAAGAGGTTGGGGATGATAATTTCTTCCTCTTTGGTGCTCAAGCTCATGAGATAGCAGGACTTAGGGAGGAGAGAGCTGAAGGCAAG TTTGTCCCTGATGCACGTTTTGAAGAAGTGAAGGAATATGTGAGAAGCGGCGTGTTTGGTCCATACAACTATAATGAATTGTTAGGTTCCCTTGAAGGAAACCAGGGTTTTGGGCAAGGAGATTATTTTCTCGTGGGAAAGGATTTCCCAAGTTACATAGAATGTCAAGAGAAAGTTGACAAGGCATACTTCGACCAAACT AGATGGACAAGAATGTCGATCATGAACACCGCAGGATCGTATAAATTCAGCAGTGACAGGACAATTCATGAGTATGCAAAAGACATATGGGGTATTCAGCAGGTGGAATTGTCTTAG